Part of the Ignatzschineria larvae DSM 13226 genome, GCAATGAGTGAATAAACCCGTTCAGGTCCTTCAGGGAATTGGGAGCAGTAGAGGATAATCAACGGGATTGCCGGTGTAATCCAGCCCGGTACACAGGGATCCCCTAAAAGGTGATGGGTTAAATAGAAAAGACCATTCAACATCACAATGGCTAAGGCAACCTCAAAGGGCATTCCAAGTAGGGTGACTAATAGCGGAATAGCAGCAAGATCCACCGCGCACATGAGTAAACCTTGAATATAATCAGGCCACTCAAAGCGGTAATGAATAAAAGGTAAACGTAATTGAAAAGGCCCGAGTGGAATATAGGGGCTCTCTTCACCCGGCGTGCGGGTTTTCCATTTGGCGAATGACATTGGGATCTCCTTATTGAGTGGTCTACTATTTTTATTGTTATCAGTCTGTTTATAGGTTCTATGTTTCTTAGGTTTTTGTATACGTATTCATCTTCAAGCGTAACATTCTGTTTTATAAGTGTTGATATGCTGTTGTTTAGGAAAAACAGTAAGAGTGTTATTTTATTTATGCAAAATTCCAAGAAATGTATACGTATTCAAATCTATATCATGAAATAAATTCAATGGTCAAATAAATCCTAATGACGTCATTAAAATTTTTACTGATTATGATAGTAATGTGCCGCGATCAAATACTTCTGGTTGGAGGGTAATAGCGATATTTTGAGTGTCATGCATTTCGATTTGATCGATTAATAATTTAATCGCCACTTCCCCCAGATTATGAGATGTGCCTACGGTGGTGAGTTCTATATAGGCGTGTTGGGCTAATTCTACATTATCAATGCCCATAATGCCGATCTCTTCAGGGCAATGAATCCCCTTATTTTTAAGAAGATTAAGGAGCTGCAGAGCGATGGAATCTGTGGCCGCTGCGATGGCTTTTTTCCCGGGTGTTTGTGTATACCACTGCATTATTTGAGAGAGAAGAATTTCTTCATCTAAATGCTCAGCTTGATAGATGATGTCAGAGGTGAGATCTGCTAGGTAGAGTTGCCGATAAGTTTCGATAAATCCATTGAATCGATAGAGAAAAGTACTTGCCTTAAGATTACCACCCACCCAAAAAAGCGATTGATAACCTTTCATTTTAAGCCATTGACATACCATTCTGCCGGCTAAAAAATTATCAAATTCCACATAATTAAGCTTTTCTTGATGCCGACGATTAAAGCTAATAAATGGAATATTAAGCTCTTTGAGTTGTTCAAATATCGGATCATCGTAGAGAATACAAGACATAATCAAGCCATCAGGCCGCTGTGTGAGTGCAAGTTTATAGATTTCGTGAATATCAACATCATTGGCAAAGAGAATATTGAC contains:
- a CDS encoding LacI family DNA-binding transcriptional regulator, translated to MPKNTRSQKRPSSVDVARLAKVSQATVSRVLNHPEKVEATTRERVYAAITQLGYVPNQNARQLVSGRSNVITLISGPLENPFFVDSTAAIVEHATERGYKVNILFANDVDIHEIYKLALTQRPDGLIMSCILYDDPIFEQLKELNIPFISFNRRHQEKLNYVEFDNFLAGRMVCQWLKMKGYQSLFWVGGNLKASTFLYRFNGFIETYRQLYLADLTSDIIYQAEHLDEEILLSQIMQWYTQTPGKKAIAAATDSIALQLLNLLKNKGIHCPEEIGIMGIDNVELAQHAYIELTTVGTSHNLGEVAIKLLIDQIEMHDTQNIAITLQPEVFDRGTLLS